Proteins encoded within one genomic window of Budorcas taxicolor isolate Tak-1 chromosome 12, Takin1.1, whole genome shotgun sequence:
- the SUGT1 gene encoding protein SGT1 homolog: MAAAAAGPAAAARLFRSFSDALIEQDPQAALEELTKALEQKPDDAQYYCQRAYCHILLGNYSDAVADAKKSLELNPNSSTALLRKGICEYHEKNYAAALETFTEGQKLNSADADFIAWIKRCQEAQNGSQHEVSASQRTHQSKIKYDWYQTESQVIITLMIKNVQKNDVKVEFSEKELSALVKLPSGEDYSLKLRLLHPIIPEQSTFKVLSTKIEIKMKKPEAVRWEKLEGQGDVPNPKPFIADVKNLYPSSSHYTRNWDKLVGEIKEEEKNEKLEGDAALNKLFQQIYSDGSDEVKRAMNKSFMESGGTVLSTNWSDVGKRKVEINPPDDMEWKKY, from the exons atggcggcggcggcggcgggccctGCGGCGGCCGCGAG GTTGTTCCGGAGTTTCTCAGATGCCCTCATCGAGCAGGACCCCCAGGCGGCGTTAGAG GAGCTGACTAAGGCTTTGGAGCAGAAACCAGATGATGCACAGTATTACTGTCAAAGAGCTTACTGTCACATTCTTCTTGGGAATTACAGTG ATGCTGTTGCTGATGCAAAAAAATCGCTTGAACTTAATCCAAATAGTTCCACTGCTCTGCTGAGAAAGGG GATATGTGAATACCATGAAAAAAACTATGCTGCTGCTCTAGAAACTTTTACAGAAGGACAGAAATTAAATA GTGCAGATGCTGATTTCATTGCTTGGATTAAAAGGTGTCAAGAAGCTCAGAATG gATCCCAGCACGAGGTG TCTGCATCCCAGAGGACTCATCAGTCAAAAATCAA gTATGACTGGTATCAAACAGAATCTCAAGTAATCATTACACTTATGATCAAGAATGTTCAGAAGAATGATGTAAAGGTGGAATTTTCAGAAAAAGAG TTGTCTGCTTTGGTGAAACTTCCTTCTGGAGAGGATTACAGTTTGAAACTGAGACTTCTTCATCCTATAATACCAGAGCAGAGCACGTTTAAAGTACTTTCAACAAAG attgaaattaaaatgaaaaagccaGAGGCTGTGAGATGGGAAAAGCTAGAGGGGCAAGGAGATGTGCCTAACCCCAAACCGTTCATAGCAG ATGTAAAAAACCTATATCCATCATCATCTCATTATACAAGAAATTGGGATAAATTGGTCGGTGAgatcaaagaagaagaaaagaatgaaaagttggAGGGAGATGCAGctttaaacaaattatttcagCAGATCTATTCAGATGGCTCTGATGAAGTGAAACGTGCCATGAACAAATCATTT ATGGAGTCTGGTGGTACAGTTTTGAGTACCAACTGGTCTGATGTAGGTAAAAGGAAAGTTGAAATCAATCCTCCTGATGATATGGAATGGAAAAAGTACTAA